The following coding sequences lie in one Vibrio splendidus genomic window:
- a CDS encoding S-(hydroxymethyl)glutathione dehydrogenase/class III alcohol dehydrogenase, translating to MTIEIKPGQTHIKSKAMVAWAAGEPLKMEEVDVQLPKAGEVLVRIVATGVCHTDAFTLSGDDPEGIFPSILGHEGGGIVEMIGEGVTSVEIGDHVIPLYTAECGECKFCKSGKTNLCQAVRETQGKGLMPDGTSRFSINGETIFHYMGCSTFSEYTVLPEISLAKVSKEAPLEEVCLLGCGVTTGMGAVLNTAKVEKGDNVAVFGLGGIGLSAIIGARMAGADRIIGVDINESKFELAKQLGATDCINPTKFDKPIQDVIVEMTDGGVEYSFECIGNVNVMRQALECCHKGWGESVIIGVAGAGQEISTRPFQLVTGRVWRGSAFGGVKGRSELPEIVNRYMAGEFGLQEFITHTMGLQDVNEAFDLMHKGESIRTVLHMDK from the coding sequence ATGACAATCGAAATTAAACCTGGTCAAACGCATATCAAATCAAAAGCAATGGTTGCATGGGCAGCTGGCGAGCCACTAAAAATGGAAGAAGTTGATGTACAACTTCCTAAAGCTGGTGAGGTTCTAGTTCGCATCGTTGCTACTGGTGTTTGTCACACTGACGCATTCACATTATCAGGAGACGATCCAGAAGGTATCTTCCCTTCAATTCTTGGTCACGAAGGTGGCGGTATCGTTGAGATGATCGGCGAAGGCGTTACAAGTGTTGAGATTGGCGACCACGTTATCCCACTTTACACCGCTGAATGTGGCGAATGTAAATTCTGTAAATCTGGTAAAACTAACCTGTGCCAAGCCGTTCGTGAAACGCAAGGTAAAGGCCTAATGCCAGACGGTACAAGCCGCTTTTCTATTAATGGCGAAACGATTTTCCATTACATGGGCTGCTCGACTTTCTCTGAGTACACAGTACTTCCAGAAATCTCACTAGCGAAAGTAAGCAAAGAAGCACCACTTGAAGAAGTTTGTCTTCTAGGTTGTGGTGTAACAACGGGTATGGGCGCGGTACTGAACACAGCTAAAGTTGAAAAAGGCGACAACGTTGCTGTATTCGGCCTAGGTGGTATCGGTCTTTCTGCAATCATTGGTGCTCGCATGGCTGGTGCTGACCGCATCATCGGTGTAGATATCAACGAGAGCAAATTCGAGCTAGCAAAACAGCTTGGCGCAACTGACTGCATCAACCCAACTAAATTCGACAAGCCAATCCAAGACGTTATCGTTGAGATGACAGACGGCGGTGTTGAGTACTCTTTCGAGTGTATCGGTAACGTAAACGTAATGCGTCAAGCACTTGAGTGCTGTCACAAAGGTTGGGGCGAATCAGTAATCATTGGTGTTGCAGGTGCAGGTCAAGAGATCTCAACTCGTCCATTCCAACTAGTGACTGGTCGTGTATGGCGTGGTTCTGCTTTCGGTGGTGTTAAAGGCCGCTCTGAGCTTCCAGAAATCGTTAACCGTTACATGGCAGGTGAGTTTGGTCTGCAAGAGTTCATCACTCACACAATGGGTCTGCAAGACGTAAACGAAGCATTCGACCTAATGCACAAAGGTGAATCTATCCGTACTGTTCTACATATGGATAAGTAA
- the fghA gene encoding S-formylglutathione hydrolase, with protein MTIENISQAKVAGGWHKQYTHFSATLDCNMRFAIFLPPNASKENPVPVLYWLSGLTCTDENFMQKAGAFKAAAEQGIAIVAPDTSPRGEGVADNESYDLGQGAGFYVNATQAPWDSHYHMYDYVVTELPALIESFFPVTSVKSISGHSMGGHGALTIGIKNEDSYRSISAFSPITNPMQCPWGQKAFNQYLGLDIEEWKHYDASELLKANGTKLPMLVDQGEADNFLIEQLKPEQLVEAAKVTNADLELRMQPGYDHSYYFISSFIDEHIEFHAAYLNK; from the coding sequence ATGACAATCGAAAACATTAGCCAAGCAAAGGTTGCTGGTGGTTGGCACAAACAATACACCCACTTTTCTGCAACGCTTGACTGCAACATGCGTTTTGCGATTTTCTTGCCGCCTAACGCAAGCAAAGAAAACCCAGTTCCTGTTTTGTATTGGTTATCAGGCTTGACCTGTACCGATGAAAACTTCATGCAAAAAGCCGGCGCGTTCAAAGCTGCGGCTGAGCAAGGCATCGCTATTGTTGCACCCGATACAAGCCCACGTGGCGAAGGCGTTGCCGACAATGAAAGCTACGATCTCGGCCAAGGTGCAGGCTTCTATGTGAATGCCACTCAAGCACCATGGGACAGCCATTACCACATGTACGATTACGTGGTAACAGAGCTCCCAGCGCTGATTGAATCTTTCTTCCCAGTAACATCTGTGAAATCGATTTCTGGTCACAGCATGGGCGGACACGGTGCCCTAACGATTGGCATCAAGAACGAAGATAGCTACCGTTCTATCTCGGCATTCAGCCCAATCACCAACCCAATGCAATGCCCTTGGGGACAGAAAGCATTCAACCAATATCTAGGCTTAGATATTGAAGAGTGGAAACACTACGATGCCTCTGAGCTTCTCAAAGCCAATGGCACTAAGCTGCCAATGTTGGTTGACCAAGGCGAAGCGGACAACTTCCTAATTGAGCAGCTTAAACCTGAGCAATTAGTCGAAGCGGCTAAGGTAACTAATGCCGATTTAGAGCTACGTATGCAGCCAGGTTACGACCACAGCTACTACTTCATCTCTAGCTTTATTGATGAACACATTGAGTTCCACGCAGCTTACTTAAACAAGTAG
- a CDS encoding DMT family transporter, which translates to MSWFFLMMGVMAEALSHVALKATDGFSLSKPIPALLVISGHLAAFLFLSQAMKGMPVGVVHSLWAGLAIVTVSLISTFVYRQHLDTMVWIGMLFVAAGVVMINLSQGHSH; encoded by the coding sequence ATGAGCTGGTTTTTCTTAATGATGGGCGTGATGGCAGAAGCACTTTCTCACGTAGCACTTAAAGCAACCGACGGTTTCAGCTTATCTAAACCTATCCCTGCTTTATTGGTGATTTCAGGACACTTGGCGGCATTTCTATTTTTGAGCCAAGCTATGAAAGGGATGCCAGTTGGTGTGGTTCACTCTTTGTGGGCAGGTTTAGCTATCGTGACAGTGAGTCTGATTTCTACGTTCGTTTACCGCCAGCACCTCGATACCATGGTGTGGATCGGCATGTTATTCGTTGCGGCTGGTGTTGTGATGATAAACCTGTCGCAAGGTCACTCGCACTAG